Proteins encoded within one genomic window of Leptidea sinapis chromosome 7, ilLepSina1.1, whole genome shotgun sequence:
- the LOC126965296 gene encoding nucleoporin NUP42-like isoform X4: MVACRFFQQGNCRFGQNCRYEHSYSSKYTYHAPAKNTVNDEQLINIVQSDVEAALNGGQWILSCYAPIKDKSCFPGIQDISQEEARLMMYAAKNNNKWSEGSNYMNNIFKEARYKYEQLYKPNAQIIQVLKKMYHGETVTSPFSSGTHEFGNNTSYMFQSISNNNIVQNTGFGHNNSVLGGADQQNSSGSTNAKSLFGQACQKEFGPSQPSNIFHTANQQNTSAKSVFAQASQNVFGPTQQSPTNIFAINNQETAQSNSSNVFNQNNPFKQSDPFRNSDPFNQAKTDVFGVTNTMQNTENNNNIYSKIEELSESDLEAFQSEEFQLGFVPELPPPHRLCI; this comes from the exons ATGGTGGCTTGTAGATTTTTTCAGCAAGGAAACTGTCGATTTGGTCAAAATTGTAGATATGAACATTCGTACAGCTCCAAATATACTTATCATG CACCTGCAAAGAATACTGTTAATGATGAACAACTCATTAACATAGTCCAATCAGATGTGGAAGCTGCGCTTAATGGGGGACAGTGGATACTATCCTGTTACGCTCCAATAAAAGACAAGTCATGCTTTCCAGGCATACAAGATATATCCCAAGAGGAAGCAAGGTTAATGATGTATgcagcaaaaaataataataaatggtcTGAAGGg TCTAATTAcatgaataatattttcaaagaagCGAGATACAAATATGAACAATTATATAAACCCAAtgcacaaataattcaagtattaaaaaaaatgtatcatgGTGAAACAGTGACATCACCTTTTAGTAGTGGAACTCATGAATTTGGAAATAATACTTCATATATGTTTCAAAGTATatcaaataacaatattgttcagAACACAGGTTTTGGACATAATaattcagtacttggtggagctGATCAACAGAACTCATCTGGAAGTACAAATGCAAAATCCTTATTTGGTCAAGCATGTCAGAAAGAATTTGGACCTTCACAACCGTCAAATATATTTCACACAGCCAATCAACAAAATACATCAGCTAAGTCTGTTTTTGCTCAAGCAAGTCAAAATGTGTTTGGACCTACACAACAGAGTCCCACGAATATATTTGCAATAAACAATCAAGAAACTGCTCAATCAAATAGTTCCAATGTGTTCAATCAAAACAATCCATTCAAACAAAGTGATCCATTTAGAAACAGTGACCCATTCAATCAAGCTAAAACAGATGTGTTTGGTGTAACAAATACTATGCAAAATactgaaaacaataataatatttatagtaaaatagAGGAATTATCAGAAAGTGATTTAGAAGCTTTTCAGAGTGAAGAATTTCAATTAGGTTTTGTACCAGAATTGCCACCTCCACATAGACTTTGTATATAg
- the LOC126965342 gene encoding uncharacterized protein LOC126965342 encodes VVSPLFENTSLKAAPSIGILGLQISSDCQFRGHLEGKAKLASKKLGVINRARQYFKPAHILALYKAQVRPHMEYCCHLWSGAPQYLLDPFDRVQRRAARIVGDSVLCERLDHLALRRDVASLCVFYRIYHGECSEELFNLIPAAEFHHRTTRHKLGYHPHHLDVWRSSTVRFSRSFLPRTTKLWNELPCVVFPGRYDMGTFKKSAYTFLKGRQRSCDSSGVA; translated from the coding sequence gtcgtatcaccgctcttcgagaacacttctcttaaagccgcgcctagtatcggaatactgggtctccaaatctcgagcgattgccaattccgtggccatctggagggcaaagccaaattggcttcgaagaagctgggcgtcatcaatagagcacggcaatacttcaagccggcccacattctagcgctctacaaagcgcaggtccggccacacatggagtattgctgtcatctctggtctggtgcaccccagtatctgctcgatccatttgaccgcgtgcaacgtagagcagcccgaattgtcggggactcagtgctctgtgaacggctggatcacttggcgttgcgtcgagacgtcgcttcattgtgtgtcttctaccgcatttatcacggggagtgttccgaagagctgtttaacctgattcctgccgccgaatttcaccatcgcacgacacgccacaagttaggatatcatccccaccatctggatgtgtggcggtcctccacagtgcggttttcaagaagctttctccctcgtactacaaagctgtggaatgagcttccttgtgtggtgtttccgggacgatacgacatgggtaccttcaaaaaaagcgcgtacaccttccttaaaggccggcaacgctcttgtgattcctctggtgttgca
- the LOC126965335 gene encoding nucleoside diphosphate kinase 6-like, whose protein sequence is MSKLQLSLAIIKPHAVKNPVALAYIRNVIKNNFAVIKTQRVSLDKETAGNFYLEHVQKFFFNRLVTFMSSGCIDVHIIAHTNAIQLWRQMLGPTKVYRAQFEDPYSLRGMFGISDTRNVAHGSDSPISAEKEIKFFFPEFSFYNWHTNEEERFRKGPIVFNKHLFQHVRKL, encoded by the exons atgtcGAAATTACAACTGTCATTAGCTATAATTAAACCTCATGCAGTTAAAAATCCAGTGGCTTTGGCGTATATCCGTAAcgttatcaaaaataattttgcagttataaaaaCTCAAAGGGTTTCTTTAGATAAAGAGACTGCCGGCAACTTCTATTTAGAACATGTCCAGAAGTTCTTTTTCAATAGACTTGTGACATTCATGTCTAG tgGATGCATAGATGTACATATAATTGCACATACAAATGCTATACAATTGTGGAGACAAATGTTAGGCCCAACAAAGGTATACAGAGCCCAATTTGAAGATCCCTATTCATTGAGGGGCATGTTTGGAATATCTGACACAAGAAATGTTGCTCATGGCTCAG ACTCACCAATATCAgcagaaaaagaaataaaatttttctttccgGAGTTTTCATTTTACAATTGGCACACAAATGAAGAGGAGAGATTTAGAAAAGGACCTATAGttttcaataaacatttattccaACATGTTAGGAAACTTTAA